A genomic segment from Segniliparus rotundus DSM 44985 encodes:
- a CDS encoding 2-oxo-4-hydroxy-4-carboxy-5-ureidoimidazoline decarboxylase: MSQEAGLARFNELNKPALLRVLLEVCQSPAWRNDLCDNRPYPDVDSLLESSDKFLADITEIELEESLINHPRIGAKNAGPRSAREQSRFASTIDEAAFAEFAALNQQYEDKFGYLFLIAAEGRSAAEIMDVLKGRLKNDVATERGVMRVELAKINRLRLQQLLSEDVFTVSSNPHVV, from the coding sequence ATGAGCCAAGAGGCAGGCCTTGCCCGATTCAACGAGTTGAACAAGCCAGCCTTGCTCCGGGTCCTGCTGGAGGTCTGCCAATCCCCCGCCTGGCGCAACGACCTCTGCGACAACCGCCCGTACCCGGACGTCGACTCCCTGCTGGAGTCTTCGGACAAATTTCTCGCCGACATCACCGAGATCGAGCTCGAGGAATCCCTCATCAACCATCCCCGGATCGGCGCGAAGAACGCCGGTCCGCGCTCCGCCCGGGAACAGTCCCGGTTCGCGAGCACGATCGACGAGGCCGCGTTCGCGGAGTTCGCCGCGCTCAACCAGCAGTACGAGGACAAATTCGGGTACCTCTTCCTGATCGCCGCCGAAGGACGTTCTGCGGCCGAGATCATGGACGTCCTCAAAGGCCGGCTCAAAAACGACGTCGCGACCGAACGAGGCGTCATGCGGGTCGAGCTCGCGAAAATCAACCGCCTTCGCCTGCAACAACTTCTTTCCGAGGACGTTTTCACCGTCTCGAGCAATCCGCACGTCGTCTGA
- the uraH gene encoding hydroxyisourate hydrolase, giving the protein MTTLSSHVLDTATGAPARGLRVELLDARRVVLAQATTDDDGRVKGLGPELVPGDYTVVFHTSDYFQSQGQVGFYPKVTVEFHVAGDPHYHVPLLLSPYGYSTYRGS; this is encoded by the coding sequence ATGACGACCCTTTCCAGCCATGTGCTGGACACCGCGACCGGCGCCCCGGCCCGGGGCTTGCGCGTCGAGCTGCTCGACGCGCGCCGCGTCGTTTTGGCGCAAGCAACCACAGACGACGACGGTCGGGTCAAGGGCCTCGGCCCAGAACTCGTCCCCGGCGATTACACCGTGGTCTTCCACACCTCGGACTACTTCCAATCCCAAGGCCAAGTCGGCTTCTACCCCAAAGTCACCGTGGAATTCCACGTGGCTGGCGATCCCCACTACCACGTCCCGCTGCTGCTCTCGCCGTACGGCTACAGCACCTACCGGGGAAGCTGA